GGGCACACTGGGTCAGCCGGTCGCAGGTGGGTCCGCTGGGGCACCCGGAGTTGCAGGGGGTGGTGGATGCCGGATTGCCACGTGGTCAGGCGGCCACCCTGGACCGCGCCTGGCAGACGCGGCAGGCCGTCTACGAGGATCCCTACCCGCAGGGGGCAGACACCCGGCCCGAGGTGGTGGCGCATGTGCGCGCGGCGGCGATGCTCCCGGTCGTCGTGAACGGCGAGCTGCATGGCATGATTGGCGTGGGTCTGTTTGTCCAGCGGCGCTGGGCCAGGATCGACCGGGCGGTCCTGGAGACCGTCACGCGCAGCCTGGGCCTCGCCCTGGAAGGAGCAGAGAGCGCCCGGGCCTTGCAGGAGCGCACGCAGGAGCTGGAACGCAGCAACTCAGAACTCGAGAAGTTCGCGTACGTGGCGTCGCACGATCTCCAAGAACCCCTGCGCACCATCTCCAGTTTCTCTGAGCTGATCAACCGCCGCTACGGTGAAGTACTTGACGAGCGAGGCCAGCAGTACCTGCACTTCGTGAGCAGCGGCGCGCAGCGTATGAAAGGGCTGATCGATGATCTGCTGGTGTTTTCCCGCCTGAATGCGGTCCCGGACCCGCACAGTCTTCTGAAACTCGAGGACCCGGTTCAGGAAGCGTTGCAGCGGCTGCATGCGGCACTGGAGGAAAGCGGCGCGGTGGTGCGCTACGGTTCGCTGCCGCGGGTGTCCGGCAGCCCGACTGAACTCACCCAGCTGTTCCAGAACCTGATCGGCAACTCGGTCAAGTTCCGCCGGGAGAATGCGGCGCCGGTCATCGAGATCGCGGCGACCCTGGAAGGCGAGATGTGGCACGTGACCGTGCAGGACAACGGCATTGGCTTTGAACCCCATTACGCCGAGCGCGTGTTTCAGATTTTCCAGCGCCTGCACACGCGGGATGAATACGACGGGACGGGCATGGGGCTGGCCATTGTGCGCAGGATCCTAGAACACCACGGAGGCCGCATCTGGGTCGAGTCCGAACCCGGCGTGGGCAGCACCTTCCACTTTATGCTGCCGGTGGCGCCGGCCAACTGAGAAGTATCCCGGTTGAACAACCATCAAATAACTGAGAAATCCCCGAGTGAAAGGAGAAAGAAAGACAGTCGTGGATGGGCTGGAATCCGGATGGGCCGTCCTGCCCACGGCGGCTGGTGGGCAGCTCCGATGCGGTGGCCCTGGGACAGCTCCGGCCCGAGGGTCCTGACAGGCCAGGGCGTTCCTTACCAGCCGGCCAGATCGTCCTTGAGGTCGTCGGCCGCAAGCCGGGCATAGCCCCGGCGGGTCGTGTCCACCGAGGCGTGCCCGAGGTGTGCGGCCACCCGCCCGAAATCCTTGACCTGCTGCAGCAGCCGGGTGCCTGCGTACTTGCGTCCTGGATGAAAGCCGCGGAATGGAACGCCCGCAGCCGTAAACACCCGAATCAGGTGGTAGCGGGCCGCCTGCTGAGTGGCGTAGCGGAAGACATACTGCGGCGCGCGGCCGCTGGGACGGTACCGGGCGTGTTCAGGAGCGCCAGGGCCGTACAGCGCCCGGAAGTGCCGCGCGGCGCGGGCCAGCCGCACGCTCATGGTGACGCGCCTCGCCTTGCGGCCCTTGCCGGACGTGACGTGAATGCGGCGGCTGACCTCATCAATGTCGTCCCAGGTGAGGGCCAGCGCCTCGCTGATCCGCAGCCCCGCGTGCGCCATCAGGAAAATCAGGAAGGTGGTGTGCGGGTCAGCGTGTTCCAGCACCTCCACAAGTTCATCCTCGGTATACGGCGGCCGCTTCTCGATGCCGGAGGTTGGGTCCCTGGGCACCCGCACGTCCCGGAAGGGATCAGCCTCGGTGGCTCCGGCCCAGCGCAACGCGCGGTACAACGCGCCGGCCGCGGCGACTTTGAGCTGCACGCCGGCGGGTTTGCGGCCCGCGGCAAGCATGGCCTGAACGTAGCGCTGCGGGGCGTGGCGGTCGGGCCGCAGCAGCGCCACCGCCTGGGTGTCGGCGTACACCAGAAACTGTCGGATGCCCAGCGCGTACGCCTCCAACGTTCGCGGACTGGTCAGGATGCCGCTCGCCGCGTGCTGGGTCAGGTACGCCAGGCTCAGGGACACCAGGGTATCCGCGTCCCGGTCGCGGGCGGCGGTCACGGCACGCCGGCGCAGCTCGTCGTCGTGAAGGCCCAGCCAGATGTCGGCCTGGGCCAGGCGGTCCCCCTGGTACGGGACCAGGGTCACGGGGTCATCCCAATCCAGCGCCGGCGGAGAATGAGGAGACTCGGGAAGGTCATGACCCAGTCTACATAATTTCACCTAAGGCTGCTTAGGTGAAATTGTCTCTTCTGCGTGCAAGTCTGAAGCGGCGCCACCCTTCCCCCTGATGTTCCGGTTCTGACCGGGCGCCCGTCTGCACAGCAAAGTTCGGTGAGATGCAGGCTGGCGATTGCCGACGTCGTGAGTCGGCTCTGCCGCCCGGCTGCCGCCTCTCCCTTCGCCGGGTTTTTCAGTCGTCGCTGTCCACTGAGCTGGACCTGCATGGTCCACCCGCATGAAGAGTGACGGAGGACAATTCCCGCTGGCAGTTGAATCTGTCTTTTACAGATAATTCATCGCGGTTCGTGTGAAAGTTAAAATCAGTCAAAATAAATACCGGCTGGGACGATGTTTTTTGACCGTCCTCACAGGAGGGCCGTAGAGGGGCCTGCGAATAGCGTCCCGGGGTTTAGCCGCCGCCGGCTTTTTGGGCCGCCAACAGCTCTAAGCATCTGCGCGGGCGAGGAGGGATGTCTGGCCACTCGCCCCGCAGCGGCGTCTGCCTGCGGCCTGTTCGAGGGCAGGGGGACCAGCGTCGTGGTCCTGTCGCTGTGCCTACGCAGGAAAGAGGCCGACGCAATGTCTTTTGTGGGTGTCCAACTGTCCCCGGACAGTGATGGTGACGGTGGAAGGGTAGCCCAGATGTGGACGACGCTGCGCACCGCCCACATCTCCGTCGTCGCCACGCGACCTGCCCATGCCGCCGCCCTGAGACAGGCCCCTGTCAGAACGCGGAAAGGTGCAGGCTGAAAGGCTGCGGCCTATGATCGGTGCGCCCCGCCCTCCTGATGAATACGCCCGGTTGCTGGACCTAGCGCACTACGAGATTCTCGACACGCCCCGCGAGGCCGCCTTTGACCGGATTGCCCGGCTGGCCGCCCGGCTGCTGGGGACCCCGGTGGCGGTGATCAACCTCGTGGACCAGTACCGTCAGTGGGGCAAGGCGGCCGTGGGCGTCGCCGACACCACCGCGCCGCGCCACGACTCGTTCTGCGCCTGGACCATCCTGAATTCCACGCCCCTGGTGATTGAGAACGCCAGGTCTGATCCGCGCTTTGCCCACAATCCGATGGTGACCGGGGAAGCTGGCATCTACATGTACGCGGGCGTGCCGCTGACGACCCCCGCCGGCCACCGCATCGGCACGCTGTGCGTGACAGACGACCAGCCGCATCCGCTGAGCGCGGCGGACCTCGAGGCGCTCACGGACCTGGCTGAACTGGTGGTGGCCGAGCTGGAACTGCGCCTCCGCAATCTGGAGCTGGCCCGTGAACTGAACGCGCAGGTCAGCCGCAACGCTGAGCTGCAGCGGGGTCTGGACCACGCCCATGTGCTGGAGGGTGTGACCGGTCTGATGGACCTGGACCTGTCGCCCGAGGAGATGACGCTGGCCGCCTCGGCCCTGCTGGGCGAGGGACTGAATGCCGACTACATCGGCCTGCTGATCTTCGAGCCCCAGGGGCTGCGGGTGGAAGTGGCGTACCACGCCGTCCAGGCGCCCCCGGCCCTGCGTAGCATTTCCCTTCAGCCGTCCGAATGGCCCGGCACCGTCACCTGGATGGTGCGGGAGCTGGCCCGGCCCCTGTACGTGGACGATTATCCGGGATACCCCGGTGCCCTGACGGGGGCCATTGACGGTGGGGTTCAGCAGATCGCGTGGCTGCCACTGGGCACGCGCGGCGAGGTGACCTCGCTATTGATGGCGATCCGGCACGTGGACAATCCTGTGCAGCGCTGGCGCGGCAGTGACCGGGCGCTGCTGGAGGCGGCAGGACGCTGCGTGCGGCGTGCCCTGGACCGTCAGATGGACATGGAACTGGCCCGCCAGGAGGCCCGGCGAGACGCGTTGACCGGGCTGCTCAACCGCCGTGCGCTGGATCAGGACCTGCCCCGGCGGCGCGGACAGCCTTACCTCCTGGCCGGAGTGGATCTGGACGGACTCAAGGCACTCAACGACGCTGAGGGCCATGCCCAGGGTGACAGGCTGCTGCAGGTGTTTGCCCGCACCCTGAAAGTCACGGTGGGCGACGCCGGCGAGGTCTATCGGCTGGGCGGTGACGAGTTCGTGATTCTCAGCGACGCGGATGAGGACAGCGTCCAGGACGCGGTGGACACGGCGGTGCTGGCTGCGCGGCAGGTGGGCGCCCTGCTTGGCGCCAGCGTCGGGCTCGCACATGGGCACGAGGGCGATGGGGCGGCGCTGCTGGTCCTGGCGGACCAGCGCATGTACGCCGTCAAGCACCGGCGGCAGGCGGCGCGTGCGGCCCTCAGTGGCGCTCAGGATAACCTGCTGGTGACGCGCTGAGCAAAGTAGCGCGGACGCACGCAGATGCGCCCGAGCAGAGCGGCGAGCTCCATGTTCACTTCGGGCCGGTTAAGGACGGGAGTGGCGCTGGGGGACATGGAACCTCCGGAAACCAGACTGGAAGGCCAGGATAGGGTGCAGGTCCTGTCACCGGGGGCGTAAGTCCTGCATCGTGCCGTGCTGGCGCCGGGCCTCAATTCAGCTGTTGAGAAGGCGTGGGCTGGGCGCCGGGACGCGCGGAGTCCAGCAGTTCACTCAGACGCTGCGCTTCTATGGGTCGCGCAAGAAAGTAGCCCTGCGCAAAATCACAGCCGAACCCCCGCACCGCCTCCAGCTGGGCCTGCGTCTCGATGCCCTCGGCCACCACCTGCAGATCGAGGGTACGTGCGATGCTGACGATGGCGGTGATCAGGGCCACCGCGTACTGGGGCGCGCGGCGCGGCGAAGCGAGGTCTTCGATAAACGAGCGGTCAATCTTGATACAGCCGATGGGCAGGTCACGCAGGTAGGCCAGCGAGGAGTACCCGGTGCCGAAGTCGTCGATGGTGATTTCTGCGCCCAGCCGCCTTAAGCCGTGCAGGGCGGCCTGCACCAGGGCCGGATGCTGCATGACCGCGCCCTCGGTCAGTTCCAGTTCCAACCTGCGCGCGGGCAGCCCGCTCAGCAGCAGGGCCTGCCTGACCTCGTCGACAAAGTTGGGCTGGGCGAACTGGACCGGCGAGACGTTGACTGTGACGGTTCCGTCCCAGCCGTGGTCTTGGTGCCAGCGCCAGGCCTGCATGCACGCCTGCTCCAGCACCCAGCCGCCCACCGGCATGATCTGGCCGCTGGCTTCCGCCATGGGAATAAAGGTACTGGGCGAAATCGCGCCGAACTCGGGATGGGTCCAGCGCAGCAGGGCCTCAACCTTGCACAGCTCCCCGGATTCCAGGTGGTAGATCGGCTGGTACATCATGCTCAGCTGCCCCCTGGGCAGCGCCGACTGGAATTCGCGGGTCAGCAGGGTGGTGCGTTCCAGTTCCTCGTCAAGCGCCGCGTCGAACCGGCGCACGCCGTTGCGCCCGGACCGCTTGATCTGATACATCGCGGCGTCCGCGTGGCGCAGCAGTGTTGCGGCGTCCTGACCATCTTCGGGGTGGACGCTGATGCCGATGCTGGCGCTGAGCTGCAACTGGTGTGCGCTCACGGTGAAGGGCAGGGCCAGCTCCGTGAGCAGCCGCTGGGCCAGAGCAGTGGCCCGCGCCGACGACCCGCCCCGGGCCACCACCACGAACTCATCCCCACCCACGCGGGCCGCCAGATCCTGCGGCGCCAGCGGTGACTGCAGGCGCGCGGCGAATTCCTGCAGCACGTGGTCGCCCGCGCTGTGGCCCAGCGTATCGTTGACTATCTTGAAACCGTCTACATCAATAAACAGCAGAGTGAAAGGCTCGCCGCGCCCCACGGCCCCGGCGAGCTCTCCTTCCAGCCGCAGACGGCTGGGCAGGCCCGTGAGCAGATCGGTGTGTACCAGGCGACGCAGCACCTGGGCCTGGGCCTCGATGCCGGAGAGCCGGTCCTTGTATCCGATAAAGCCCTGGGTGAGGGACAGCAGGGTGAGGTTGGCCAGCAGCAATTCGGTCAGCCCGAACAGCACGCCCCCGGTCTGGGGCGTCCAGCCGTTGACTGCCGCGTATCCAACGCTGCACAGCGTCATGGCCGCGAAGAACACCAGGGTGACGCTGCGTGCCAGCCTCAGGCTGGGAATAAACAGCGACAGCATGTACACGGCCGGAATCCAGAAAAACGATTCGGACATCTCAGCCTGGATTGAATGCCCGGACGGGGGAGCGTAAAGGATGTAGATCAGCTTGCCCAGAAAGAACAGGCACGACGCCAGCACCACCGTGGTGATGACCCCGTCTGTGGAGCGCGGCCTGCGCCACAGCACCAGTTCCAGGACGATGAGCCCCAGGGCGAGTGCGGGGTAGGCCAGCCGGTCAAACGGCGTGCTCTGTCCGGCCAGGGGATCGAGCCAGGCCCCCAGGACAAAGGCCAGCGCCGCCATCGGAAGTGCGAGCAGGAGGATGCGCCGCCACCCATCCTCTCCGGCCGAACGTGCCAGTAAATACGTAACGAGCCGGTTCATCTTCACCGCGATAATAGGACACTGTCATGGCCAGGCCGACTGCACATCGCGCTGGCCCGGGGTTACGTCCCATTTAACAGGCGCAGCCTCACGGAGACCTGTGGTTCGCGTGTGAAAGACGGACCCGGCCACGGGCACGCGAACGGCGGTCAGGCGAAGCTGTGCCACGTTCTAGACAAAAGCTGACGTTGGGCGCCCCGCCCTTTAGGATGTGTCTATCCCAAATTGGTCCTACCACTGGACCGCACAAGTCAGACTTCAGGAGGCGAGATGACAGCGCAACCGATCAAACAGCAGAAGCTGGCTGCCAGCGCGGCCGAGGAACTTCTGGCGCTGATCCTGCGCGGCAAATTCGCGGCGGGTCAGCGGCTGCCGCCCGAGCGGACGCTGGCCGAGCAGATGAACATTTCCCGGACCAGCCTGCGCGACGGCATCGCCCGGCTGGAAGTGCTGGGACACCTCGAAGCGCGTCAGGGCAACGGCGTGTTTGTCCGCGAGCCCTCCGCGGCGCATCTGACCCAGCCGTTTCAGGGCATGCTGGCCCGCTCGCCGCAGAGCATGGCCGATCTGCTGGAGTTCCGCGAGATGGTTGAGCCGCAGGTGGCCGCCCAGGCCGCCGCGCGCGCCACGACCACGCAGATCGCCCAGTTGCGGCAGTGTCTGGAGCGGCAGGAAAGCGCCTCGGCGCGGCACATTAAGCTGAGCGACGAGGATCTTATCTTTCACAACCTGATTGCCGAGATTGCCGGCAACGCGGTCGTGATGCTGGTCCTTGAAACCCTGCGGACACTGATGACCTCTCTGCGCGATCAGGTGGTGGGTGACCGTCCAGAACGCACCATTGCCGAACACCGTGCCCTGGTGGATGCCGTGGCCAGCGCATCCCCGGACGCGGCCCGCCAGGCCATGCTTGATCATCTGCGTTCCGTCCGGCTGCACGCCGCCCCCCTCATCACCCCCGCTCTTACTACTCCCCCTCTGACCTCCCAAGGAGAAGACAATGCGTAAATCCCAGTTTCTGATGGCCTTTCTAAGCGCCGCCTTCCTGAGCGCCGCTTCCGCCTCGGCACAGACCCTGACCGTGGGTCTGGACGCCGATCCGCCCCGCCTGGACCCCGCGCTGTCTACCGCGCTGGTGGACCGGCAGGTGATGAACCAGATTTTCGACAAGCTGGTGGATCTGGACGTGAACCTCAAGGTGGTCCCGGCACTGGCGACCTCCTGGAAGGTCACCAACGGCGGCCTGACCTACACCTTCAAGCTGCGCAGCGGCGTGAAGTTCACCGACGGCACCGTGCTGGACGCCGCCGCCGTCAAGTACGGGCTGGACCGCAACCGGACGCTGGAAGGCAGCGCCCGCAAGAACGAGATGAACAGCATCAAGGAGGTCAAGGTCATCGATGCCCAGACCATCCAGATCAACTTGGCGCAGCCGTACGGGCCGCTGCTGGCGGTGCTCACTGACCGCGCGGGCATGATCGTCTCGCCCACGGCGGCCAAGAAAGCCGGCGCGGATTTCCAGAACAACCCGGTGGGCAGTGGCCCCTTTGCCTTCGTCAGCCGGGTGCGGCAGGACAACATTACCCTCAACGCCAACAAGAGCTACTGGGGCGGCGCGCCCAAGATCGACAAGCTGGTCTACCGCCCCTTTACCGACGGTGACGTGCGCTACGCCAACCTGCTGTCGGGCGCGGTGCAGGCCATCACGCCGATTGACCCCAAGGACATCAGCAAGCTGGAGCAGAACGCCAAATTCAACGTCCTGAACTACCCCGGCATCGGCTTTCAGGGCGTGTGGTTCAACGTGACCCGCGCGCCGTTCAATAACAAGAACTTCCGGCAGGCGGTGGCGGCCACCATCGACCGCGAGGCGATTGCCAAGAGCATCTTCTACGGCACCGTCACGCCCGCCGCTGGCCCCTTC
The Deinococcus aerolatus DNA segment above includes these coding regions:
- a CDS encoding tyrosine-type recombinase/integrase — protein: MTLVPYQGDRLAQADIWLGLHDDELRRRAVTAARDRDADTLVSLSLAYLTQHAASGILTSPRTLEAYALGIRQFLVYADTQAVALLRPDRHAPQRYVQAMLAAGRKPAGVQLKVAAAGALYRALRWAGATEADPFRDVRVPRDPTSGIEKRPPYTEDELVEVLEHADPHTTFLIFLMAHAGLRISEALALTWDDIDEVSRRIHVTSGKGRKARRVTMSVRLARAARHFRALYGPGAPEHARYRPSGRAPQYVFRYATQQAARYHLIRVFTAAGVPFRGFHPGRKYAGTRLLQQVKDFGRVAAHLGHASVDTTRRGYARLAADDLKDDLAGW
- a CDS encoding putative bifunctional diguanylate cyclase/phosphodiesterase, with the translated sequence MNRLVTYLLARSAGEDGWRRILLLALPMAALAFVLGAWLDPLAGQSTPFDRLAYPALALGLIVLELVLWRRPRSTDGVITTVVLASCLFFLGKLIYILYAPPSGHSIQAEMSESFFWIPAVYMLSLFIPSLRLARSVTLVFFAAMTLCSVGYAAVNGWTPQTGGVLFGLTELLLANLTLLSLTQGFIGYKDRLSGIEAQAQVLRRLVHTDLLTGLPSRLRLEGELAGAVGRGEPFTLLFIDVDGFKIVNDTLGHSAGDHVLQEFAARLQSPLAPQDLAARVGGDEFVVVARGGSSARATALAQRLLTELALPFTVSAHQLQLSASIGISVHPEDGQDAATLLRHADAAMYQIKRSGRNGVRRFDAALDEELERTTLLTREFQSALPRGQLSMMYQPIYHLESGELCKVEALLRWTHPEFGAISPSTFIPMAEASGQIMPVGGWVLEQACMQAWRWHQDHGWDGTVTVNVSPVQFAQPNFVDEVRQALLLSGLPARRLELELTEGAVMQHPALVQAALHGLRRLGAEITIDDFGTGYSSLAYLRDLPIGCIKIDRSFIEDLASPRRAPQYAVALITAIVSIARTLDLQVVAEGIETQAQLEAVRGFGCDFAQGYFLARPIEAQRLSELLDSARPGAQPTPSQQLN
- a CDS encoding FadR/GntR family transcriptional regulator — translated: MTAQPIKQQKLAASAAEELLALILRGKFAAGQRLPPERTLAEQMNISRTSLRDGIARLEVLGHLEARQGNGVFVREPSAAHLTQPFQGMLARSPQSMADLLEFREMVEPQVAAQAAARATTTQIAQLRQCLERQESASARHIKLSDEDLIFHNLIAEIAGNAVVMLVLETLRTLMTSLRDQVVGDRPERTIAEHRALVDAVASASPDAARQAMLDHLRSVRLHAAPLITPALTTPPLTSQGEDNA
- a CDS encoding sensor domain-containing diguanylate cyclase, which gives rise to MIGAPRPPDEYARLLDLAHYEILDTPREAAFDRIARLAARLLGTPVAVINLVDQYRQWGKAAVGVADTTAPRHDSFCAWTILNSTPLVIENARSDPRFAHNPMVTGEAGIYMYAGVPLTTPAGHRIGTLCVTDDQPHPLSAADLEALTDLAELVVAELELRLRNLELARELNAQVSRNAELQRGLDHAHVLEGVTGLMDLDLSPEEMTLAASALLGEGLNADYIGLLIFEPQGLRVEVAYHAVQAPPALRSISLQPSEWPGTVTWMVRELARPLYVDDYPGYPGALTGAIDGGVQQIAWLPLGTRGEVTSLLMAIRHVDNPVQRWRGSDRALLEAAGRCVRRALDRQMDMELARQEARRDALTGLLNRRALDQDLPRRRGQPYLLAGVDLDGLKALNDAEGHAQGDRLLQVFARTLKVTVGDAGEVYRLGGDEFVILSDADEDSVQDAVDTAVLAARQVGALLGASVGLAHGHEGDGAALLVLADQRMYAVKHRRQAARAALSGAQDNLLVTR
- a CDS encoding ABC transporter substrate-binding protein — protein: MRKSQFLMAFLSAAFLSAASASAQTLTVGLDADPPRLDPALSTALVDRQVMNQIFDKLVDLDVNLKVVPALATSWKVTNGGLTYTFKLRSGVKFTDGTVLDAAAVKYGLDRNRTLEGSARKNEMNSIKEVKVIDAQTIQINLAQPYGPLLAVLTDRAGMIVSPTAAKKAGADFQNNPVGSGPFAFVSRVRQDNITLNANKSYWGGAPKIDKLVYRPFTDGDVRYANLLSGAVQAITPIDPKDISKLEQNAKFNVLNYPGIGFQGVWFNVTRAPFNNKNFRQAVAATIDREAIAKSIFYGTVTPAAGPFPPGTPAASSAITVQKPNIALAKEKLGGKPLSFTLLTVPGSVTTQLAQVYQAMFAQAGITAKIEQVEFGTLLDRADKQDYDALMLGWSGRPDPDGNIYDFFVTDGTNNQAGYSNKTVDSLLAKARAQTAMSARTATYNVALSTIISDTPYTWVYFQRNLVASVKGLTGLKPIPDGILRFKDVDLK